A single Thermoanaerobacterium sp. RBIITD DNA region contains:
- a CDS encoding DUF4351 domain-containing protein, with translation MNDWHSDFVAAIKEELKDEKVEIKQEEYLSKEPLRIDVIIIKKEKDVKINKRVGQIFKRYNIIEYKSPDDYISIDDYFKGLGYVYLYKSIMNAYDKSRKEVDDIKIDELTLTFVCSNLPKKLISFLEEHKIKLDNSDNGIYYIDNEWIPVQIIILSELDNVEENYPLMALSNNMYFKNAIEKIFTSINEAKEYDNKIRLIEAAFRIDPGIVSEVIKMYADRLNEEQMKYVINNLKEANFKIYTEEELKKSMEKGIEKGIEKGMENLVIRLLKKKFSDIPEKYIKLIEDADEKTLLQIADNIFEINEIEDIKKYIVN, from the coding sequence ATGAATGATTGGCACAGCGATTTTGTAGCGGCCATAAAAGAAGAGCTAAAAGATGAAAAAGTTGAAATAAAACAAGAAGAATATCTATCAAAAGAACCTTTAAGAATAGATGTCATAATAATAAAAAAAGAAAAAGATGTAAAAATAAATAAGAGAGTAGGACAAATATTTAAAAGATACAATATAATAGAGTACAAATCTCCAGATGATTATATATCAATAGATGATTATTTCAAAGGTTTAGGTTATGTATATCTATATAAATCAATAATGAATGCTTACGATAAATCACGAAAAGAAGTTGATGACATAAAGATAGATGAATTAACACTAACATTTGTATGTAGCAATCTTCCGAAAAAACTCATATCATTTTTAGAAGAACATAAAATAAAGTTAGACAATTCTGATAATGGCATTTATTATATAGATAATGAATGGATACCGGTACAAATAATAATATTGTCTGAGTTAGATAATGTAGAGGAAAATTATCCATTGATGGCTTTATCAAATAACATGTATTTCAAAAATGCAATAGAAAAAATATTCACCAGTATAAATGAAGCAAAAGAATACGACAATAAAATAAGATTAATTGAAGCGGCATTTAGAATAGATCCTGGTATAGTTTCGGAGGTGATTAAGATGTATGCAGACAGATTAAATGAAGAACAGATGAAATATGTAATAAACAACTTAAAGGAAGCAAACTTTAAAATTTATACTGAGGAAGAATTAAAAAAGAGTATGGAAAAAGGCATAGAAAAAGGTATCGAGAAAGGTATGGAAAATCTCGTTATAAGATTGTTGAAGAAGAAATTCAGTGATATACCTGAAAAATATATAAAGTTAATTGAAGATGCAGATGAGAAGACATTGCTTCAAATAGCAGACAACATATTTGAAATTAACGAGATAGAAGATATAAAGAAATATATTGTAAATTAA
- the pdxS gene encoding pyridoxal 5'-phosphate synthase lyase subunit PdxS, with product MNERYELNKNLAQMLKGGVIMDVTTPEQAVIAEKAGAVAVMALERVPADIRAHGGVARMSDPKIIKAIKEAVSIPVMAKVRIGHFVEAQVLEALKIDYIDESEVLTPADESYHINKWQFKVPFVCGARNLGEALRRIGEGASMIRTKGEAGTGNVVEAVRHMRTITAEMKKLTTLSEEELMTASKELQAPYELVKYVAENGRLPVVNFAAGGIATPADAALMMQLGADGVFVGSGIFKSENPEKRAAAIVKATTYFDKPEIIAEVSEGLGEAMNSIDIRDLSEKDLYANRGW from the coding sequence ATGAATGAAAGATATGAACTAAATAAAAACTTGGCCCAGATGTTAAAAGGCGGAGTAATAATGGATGTCACAACACCAGAACAAGCCGTAATCGCTGAAAAAGCTGGTGCAGTTGCGGTAATGGCACTTGAAAGGGTACCTGCCGATATAAGAGCACATGGCGGTGTAGCAAGGATGTCTGATCCCAAAATCATAAAAGCGATAAAAGAAGCAGTATCAATACCTGTCATGGCAAAAGTCAGGATAGGACATTTTGTCGAAGCACAAGTTTTAGAGGCATTGAAGATTGATTATATTGATGAAAGTGAAGTACTCACACCGGCTGATGAGTCATATCACATAAACAAATGGCAGTTTAAAGTCCCTTTCGTTTGTGGTGCACGAAATCTCGGTGAAGCATTAAGGAGAATTGGCGAAGGGGCATCTATGATAAGGACTAAAGGTGAAGCTGGTACAGGAAATGTAGTTGAAGCAGTAAGGCATATGAGAACTATAACAGCCGAGATGAAGAAGCTTACAACGCTAAGCGAAGAAGAACTTATGACAGCATCAAAAGAATTGCAGGCACCATACGAACTTGTAAAATACGTCGCAGAAAATGGGAGACTGCCAGTTGTGAATTTTGCAGCAGGAGGCATTGCAACACCGGCAGATGCAGCATTAATGATGCAGCTTGGCGCAGATGGCGTTTTTGTAGGATCTGGTATATTCAAATCAGAGAACCCCGAAAAGCGTGCAGCAGCTATTGTAAAAGCGACAACATACTTTGATAAACCAGAGATAATAGCAGAGGTATCAGAAGGTCTTGGCGAAGCTATGAACAGCATTGACATAAGAGACCTTTCAGAAAAAGACCTATATGCAAATAGGGGATGGTAA
- the pdxT gene encoding pyridoxal 5'-phosphate synthase glutaminase subunit PdxT, protein MRVGVLSIQGSVEEHIEKLKRLDGITPVEAKDKETLKSIDALILPGGESTAIGKMLNDFDLKDVIIDLYRSGAPIWGTCAGMILMAKHIVNDDKVHLGIMDIKVRRNAYGSQLDSFITKLSMPEISKDEVDAVFIRAPYIEDVGENVKVLSRYNGKIVAAREGNLFATSFHPELTNDLSFYKYFLGLQ, encoded by the coding sequence ATGCGTGTTGGCGTCCTCTCAATACAAGGTTCTGTAGAAGAACATATAGAGAAACTAAAAAGATTAGATGGTATAACACCTGTAGAGGCAAAAGATAAAGAGACTTTAAAGAGCATAGATGCACTTATACTGCCTGGCGGTGAAAGCACTGCCATAGGAAAAATGCTTAATGACTTTGACTTAAAAGATGTCATTATAGATCTTTACAGATCTGGTGCGCCTATATGGGGAACGTGTGCAGGTATGATATTGATGGCTAAACATATCGTGAATGATGATAAAGTTCATCTCGGCATAATGGACATAAAGGTGCGGAGAAATGCGTATGGAAGTCAGCTTGATAGCTTTATAACAAAGCTTAGTATGCCTGAAATATCAAAAGATGAAGTAGATGCAGTATTTATAAGAGCGCCGTATATTGAGGATGTAGGAGAAAATGTAAAAGTGCTATCTAGATACAATGGGAAAATAGTGGCAGCAAGGGAAGGCAACCTTTTTGCGACTTCGTTTCATCCAGAACTGACGAACGACTTAAGCTTTTACAAATATTTTTTAGGGCTGCAGTAA
- a CDS encoding DUF4351 domain-containing protein, whose product MKNNNLDISYQNNDIILKSMAQEFKDKSLEFYGINAPKIVTVIPANLPSIEVKEDRLDFIFLLEDDSLLHMEFQTTNKKADIKRFLQYDTRLYSKYERTIRTVVIYSGKIEEAISRLDIGSIIYNVEQVFLAKYDGDKIYKELNEKIDRKLQLTDIDKLNLIFFPLMGSKKSSDEMAIDAVELAKKIEDEDEKTYIIGALIGISDKFLTEEYKNKLKGAIRMTKIAEMLIQEGKAEGKAEGKAEGKAEGKAELIIKLLNKKFNKIPELYVKKMYELNIDKLEKIGENIFDIKKIEDLDKYFNDN is encoded by the coding sequence GTGAAGAATAATAATTTAGATATATCTTATCAGAATAACGATATAATATTAAAATCAATGGCACAAGAATTCAAAGATAAATCGCTGGAGTTTTACGGGATAAATGCACCTAAAATAGTGACAGTTATACCGGCGAATTTACCGTCAATTGAAGTTAAGGAAGATAGGCTGGATTTTATATTTCTTTTGGAAGATGACTCATTGCTGCATATGGAATTTCAAACGACAAATAAAAAAGCCGATATAAAAAGATTTTTGCAGTATGACACAAGGCTTTATAGTAAATATGAGAGAACAATAAGAACTGTTGTAATATATTCTGGTAAAATAGAAGAAGCGATTAGTAGATTAGACATTGGATCAATAATATATAATGTAGAACAAGTATTTTTAGCAAAATATGATGGTGACAAAATATATAAAGAATTAAACGAAAAAATTGATAGGAAATTACAACTAACAGATATAGACAAATTGAACTTAATATTTTTCCCACTTATGGGCAGTAAAAAAAGCAGTGATGAGATGGCAATAGATGCAGTAGAACTGGCGAAAAAAATAGAAGATGAAGATGAAAAAACATATATAATCGGTGCATTAATAGGAATAAGTGATAAATTTTTGACTGAGGAATATAAAAATAAATTGAAAGGAGCGATAAGAATGACTAAGATAGCCGAAATGTTGATACAAGAGGGAAAGGCCGAAGGAAAAGCCGAAGGAAAGGCCGAAGGTAAGGCTGAAGGTAAGGCTGAATTAATTATTAAACTTTTAAATAAAAAATTTAACAAAATACCGGAATTGTATGTAAAAAAAATGTACGAATTAAATATAGATAAGTTAGAAAAGATAGGTGAGAATATATTTGATATAAAAAAGATAGAGGATCTAGATAAATACTTTAATGATAATTAG
- a CDS encoding Dynamitin codes for MTNEEFMNYVVQQFENIGKRFDRIDLRLDKIEVRLDNVEKRLDKVEARLDNVEARLDNLEKRLDKVEIRLDNVEKRLDKVEARLDNVDARLDNVEKRLDKVEVRLDKLEKRLDSVEQLANATFDQVARNSESITEINMKLDKKTQEANIKIAKVKHRQKRSELDIRLLKKAVVNL; via the coding sequence GTGACAAATGAAGAGTTTATGAATTATGTAGTCCAGCAATTTGAAAACATTGGGAAGAGATTTGACAGGATTGATTTAAGACTTGATAAAATTGAGGTAAGATTAGATAATGTTGAGAAGAGACTTGATAAAGTTGAGGCAAGACTTGATAATGTTGAGGCAAGACTTGATAATCTTGAGAAGAGACTTGATAAAGTTGAGATAAGACTAGATAATGTCGAGAAGAGGCTTGATAAAGTTGAGGCAAGACTAGATAACGTTGATGCGAGGCTTGATAATGTTGAGAAAAGGCTTGATAAAGTCGAGGTTAGGCTAGACAAATTAGAGAAAAGGCTTGATAGTGTCGAACAATTAGCGAATGCTACTTTTGACCAAGTGGCGAGAAATTCTGAGTCTATAACAGAAATTAATATGAAACTTGATAAAAAAACTCAAGAAGCAAATATAAAAATCGCAAAAGTGAAACATAGGCAAAAAAGATCTGAGCTTGATATTCGATTGTTAAAAAAAGCTGTTGTAAATCTATAG